One Gossypium raimondii isolate GPD5lz chromosome 3, ASM2569854v1, whole genome shotgun sequence genomic window carries:
- the LOC105797062 gene encoding 15-cis-zeta-carotene isomerase, chloroplastic translates to MATCLVVANSLFRPPKPILPHKHHPLQPISSHSLPKSPLNSTFLKPHFSHSDSCRFRLIAPASLGETDASSDEPLPLVGEDSAAFDLGTQNIVSWVYFTIILGVVLFVLDVIWIDNSTGFGKAFIDAVSTLSDSHEIVMLALILIFATVHSGLASFRDMGEKILGKRAYRVLFAGVSLPLAVSTVVYFINHRYNGVQLWQLQNGPGVHQLVWLSNFISFFFLYPSTFNLLEVAAVDQPKVHLWETGIMRITRHPQMVGQVIWCLAHTIWIGNSVAVAASVGLIGHHLFGVWNGDRRLAVRHGEAFEVVKKRTSIIPFAAILDGRQKLPKDYYKEFIRLPYLAITAMTLGAYFLHPVMQAASFRLHW, encoded by the exons AACACCACCCTCTTCAACCCATCTCCAGTCACTCCCTACCCAAATCCCCCCTCAATTCCACCTTCCTTAAACCCCATTTTTCCCACTCAGATTCTTGCAGATTCCGATTGATTGCCCCAGCTTCCCTTGGGGAAACCGATGCCTCCTCAGACGAGCCCCTTCCTTTGGTCGGTGAAGACTCTGCCGCCTTCGATTTGGGGACCCAAAACATTGTTTCTTGggtttattttactattattttgggTGTTGTTCTTTTTGTTCTTGATGTTATCTGGATTGATAATTCTACTGGTTTTGGAAAAGCTTTTATTGATGCTGTTTCGACCCTCTCCGACAGCCATGAG ATTGTAATGTTGGCCCTCATTCTCATATTTGCCACTGTCCATAGTGGCTTGGCTAGCTTTCGGGACATGGGCGAGAAGATCTTGGGAAAACGTGCATACCGTGTTCTATTTGCTGGCGTATCCCTTCCGTTGGCTGTTAGCACAGTT GTGTACTTCATCAACCACAGGTATAATGGAGTGCAGTTATGGCAGCTTCAAAATGGTCCTGGAGTCCATCAACTTGTTTGGCTCTCGaattttatttccttctttttcctATATCCTTCTACCTTTAATCTATTAGAGGTAGCAGCTGTTGACCAGCCGAAAGTGCATCTGTGGGAAACTGGCATCATGAGAATCACCCGGCATCCACAG ATGGTAGGGCAGGTAATCTGGTGCTTGGCCCACACAATTTGGATTGGAAACTCTGTAGCTGTTGCAGCCTCCGTTGGTTTGATCGGACATCATCTATTTGGCGTATGGAATGGTGATAGGAGACTAGCTGTACGACATGGGGAGGCTTTTGAAGTTGTAAAGAAGCGAACAAGCATCATCCCTTTTGCAGCAATCCTCGATGGCCGCCAAAAATTGCCCAAAGATTACTACAAAGAATTCATTCGATTGCCCTATTTGGCTATCACTGCAATGACACTAGGTGCATATTTTCTGCATCCGGTAATGCAGGCAGCTAGTTTCCGGCTCCATTGGTAG
- the LOC105797059 gene encoding L-type lectin-domain containing receptor kinase S.6, protein MLLSCLFLFWVNLFSLFNFTFPLLPPNNITLYDGAFFSTDGICLTQETTCLPSSSPSHIGRALYAYPIRFIDLRTRDNASFTCRFSFSIIPNPVCPFGDGIVFLVTSRPDSFSFFNGYMGLPQLDDLSSQDPYFAVEFDTSFNPSLGDINGNHVGVDVNSIVSLAAVDVLSKGFDLKRGKKITAWIEYGDSAKLVQIWLSYSSSKPPSPLLVAQIDLSRQFKEYMHVGFSASNGLGSSMHLVDHWQFKTFTTYNNPMDSVELGYCSMCFPEDSSNTSSQIYGTHKRGFKIGNMALLFGSLVVSVVIIIVVPVLCFVAVRKERSGGRRSKREQTRVEMTNVPTRWSLAEIKLATMGFHRNRIVGEGASAVVYRGSVPSGGAVAVKRFDQSNRKAFTHNPFTTEFAAMAGCLKHKNLVQLQGWCCEGSELVLIYEFLANGSLDRLLHRNTDSSTFLSWSLRLKVVLGVASALTFLHEECQRQIIHRDVKSCNIMLDDEFNAKLGDFGLAEVYEHNCGSREATIPAGTIGYLAPEYVYCGIPTVKTDVYSFGVVVLEVATGKRPVDDDKTVLVDWVWDLWAQKKLLEAADSRLSGRFIVSEMERMLVVGLYCVHPNHEKRPTVKEAARILRGEAPLPVLPSTRPTVRIKSNLCKYSENILNIGRDNSPNGDDAGWLTPKSHFSKA, encoded by the coding sequence ATGCTACTTTCTTGTCTGTTTCTCTTCTGGGTCAACCTTTTTTCCCTCTTCAACTTCACTTTCCCTCTCCTCCCACCTAATAATATCACCCTCTACGATGGCGCTTTCTTTAGTACCGATGGTATTTGCCTCACTCAAGAAACCACCTGTCTCCCATCTTCTTCACCTTCCCACATCGGACGAGCTCTTTACGCTTACCCCATCCGTTTCATTGATCTCCGTACCAGAGACAACGCCTCCTTCACATGTCGTTTCTCTTTCTCCATCATCCCAAACCCCGTTTGTCCTTTCGGGGACGGCATCGTTTTCTTGGTCACTTCCCGACCCGATTCTTTCAGCTTCTTCAATGGCTACATGGGACTGCCACAACTTGATGACTTGAGCTCTCAAGATCCTTACTTTGCTGTGGAGTTCGATACCAGTTTCAACCCTTCACTTGGTGACATCAATGGTAATCATGTTGGTGTTGATGTTAACTCCATTGTTTCTTTGGCTGCAGTTGATGTTTTGTCAAAAGGGTTTGATCTTAAAAGAGGGAAAAAGATAACAGCTTGGATTGAGTATGGGGATTCAGCCAAGTTGGTTCAGATATGGCTTAGTTATTCATCAAGTAAGCCTCCAAGTCCTCTTCTTGTTGCCCAGATAGACCTTTCCAGGCAATTCAAGGAATATATGCATGTTGGTTTCTCTGCTTCTAATGGACTAGGTTCATCAATGCACCTTGTTGATCATTGGCAGTTCAAAACATTCACCACTTATAACAATCCAATGGATTCAGTTGAGCTTGGCTATTGTTCCATGTGCTTTCCAGAGGATTCATCTAACACTAGCTCTCAGATTTATGGTACTCATAAAAGAGGTTTCAAGATTGGGAACATGGCACTTCTATTCGGATCCTTGGTTGTCTCGGTTGTCATTATAATAGTAGTTCCGGTCCTTTGTTTCGTTGCAGTGAGGAAAGAGAGAAGTGGTGGCagaagaagcaaaagagaacAAACTAGAGTTGAAATGACTAATGTTCCAACAAGATGGTCACTTGCAGAGATCAAATTAGCTACAATGGGGTTTCATAGGAACAGAATTGTTGGTGAAGGTGCTTCAGCAGTTGTTTATAGAGGGTCTGTCCCTTCTGGTGGGGCTGTTGCAGTCAAGCGGTTCGATCAGTCCAACCGAAAAGCGTTCACTCATAATCCGTTTACCACCGAGTTTGCCGCTATGGCGGGTTGCTTAAAGCACAAGAACTTGGTTCAGCTCCAAGGGTGGTGCTGTGAGGGATCTGAGTTAGTGTTGATCTATGAGTTTCTGGCCAATGGAAGCCTTGACAGACTCCTCCATAGAAACACAGATTCATCAACTTTCCTCTCATGGAGCTTAAGATTAAAGGTAGTTCTAGGCGTAGCTTCTGCTCTTACATTCCTACATGAAGAATGTCAAAGGCAGATTATACATAGAGATGTAAAAAGCTGCAACATAATGCTTGATGATGAATTCAATGCCAAGCTTGGGGATTTCGGTTTAGCTGAAGTTTATGAGCACAATTGTGGTTCAAGAGAAGCTACAATACCAGCAGGAACTATAGGATACCTCGCACCTGAGTATGTTTATTGTGGTATTCCAACAGTGAAAACCGACGTTTACAGCTTTGGCGTGGTGGTGCTTGAGGTGGCCACTGGGAAGAGGCCTGTGGATGATGATAAAACAGTGCTTGTTGACTGGGTTTGGGACCTATGGGCGCAAAAGAAACTACTTGAGGCTGCTGATTCAAGACTTTCAGGGAGGTTTATTGTCTCAGAGATGGAGAGGATGCTTGTTGTCGGACTTTACTGTGTTCATCCCAACCATGAAAAACGACCCACAGTGAAAGAAGCTGCCAGGATTCTCAGAGGTGAAGCACCACTTCCGGTTTTGCCATCGACGAGACCAACAGTGAGGATCAAATCAAATCTGTGTAAATAcagtgaaaatattttgaacatCGGTAGAGATAACAGTCCTAATGGCGATGATGCTGGGTGGTTGACGCCTAAGAGCCATTTTAGCAAAGCTTAG